Proteins found in one Sorghum bicolor cultivar BTx623 chromosome 1, Sorghum_bicolor_NCBIv3, whole genome shotgun sequence genomic segment:
- the LOC8067376 gene encoding putative ripening-related protein 6, whose product MASTKLAFLAVAAVLLLQASWWCGANGDTPAVMTVTSFENDGNGGGPAACDGTYHSNGEPLVALPTALYAGGSRCGKQIRITSTQSGIYMMAKVVDECDADSCKDNMISTSKFVWDVLEVDTYIGEVPITWSDA is encoded by the coding sequence ATGGCGAGCACCAAGCTTGCGTTCCTGGCTGTCGCCGCCGTCCTGCTTCTGCAGGCGTCGTGGTGGTGCGGGGCCAACGGTGATACGCCGGCGGTGATGACGGTGACCTCATTCGAGAACGACGGGAACGGAGGCGGCCCCGCGGCGtgcgacgggacctaccactcGAACGGGGAGCCGCTCGTGGCGCTGCCCACGGCGCTGTACGCGGGCGGGAGCCGGTGCGGCAAGCAGATCCGCATCACGAGCACGCAGAGCGGGATTTACATGATGGCCAAGGTCGTGGACGAGTGCGACGCCGACAGCTGCAAGGACAACATGATCAGCACGTCCAAGTTCGTCTGGGACGTGCTCGAGGTCGATACCTACATCGGCGAGGTTCCCATCACCTGGTCTGACGCCTAA